From a single Bacillus sp. NEB1478 genomic region:
- a CDS encoding GerMN domain-containing protein, with the protein MRKTLRTGAPLLLLSVSLLVSGCGLGGEKTGSELDPPKVNYVKEGKSLDKKDKTAKSAQTQRRQLFLFDSNGMVVPQVLALPKNDETAKQVLQYLVKDGPVSNMIPNGFQAVLPADTEVLSVNIKKGTATANFSKEFTEYKPKDELKILQAITFTLTQFDNIKKVKIQIDGKNQNSMPVNNTPIGEGVSRIDGINVENGNVADITNSNVVTLYFLAQTQDQTYYVPVTRRVAKQGTDKVTATIENLINGPTAQSKLLTDFRTDVKLLSTPVVNKDGVATLNFNSALLDNKEENRIADEVLNSIVLSLTELPEVKKVAIQVNGKSKIFNEKGKELTAPVSRPKEVNTGEF; encoded by the coding sequence ATGCGCAAAACACTAAGAACAGGGGCTCCATTACTTTTGTTATCAGTATCTTTACTGGTATCAGGGTGTGGATTGGGGGGAGAAAAAACAGGATCGGAGCTCGATCCCCCAAAAGTGAATTACGTTAAAGAAGGCAAGTCATTGGATAAAAAAGATAAGACGGCAAAGTCTGCACAGACACAGAGACGTCAGCTCTTTTTGTTCGATAGTAATGGAATGGTTGTACCTCAAGTACTGGCTCTTCCAAAAAATGATGAAACTGCGAAACAAGTACTGCAATATCTAGTTAAAGATGGACCAGTAAGCAATATGATTCCTAATGGATTTCAAGCTGTGCTGCCTGCAGATACGGAAGTACTATCTGTAAACATAAAAAAGGGTACAGCTACAGCTAATTTCTCAAAAGAATTTACAGAGTATAAACCAAAAGACGAATTGAAAATTTTACAGGCGATTACATTTACACTCACACAATTTGATAATATTAAAAAAGTTAAAATACAAATTGACGGAAAGAATCAAAATTCTATGCCTGTAAATAATACTCCGATCGGCGAAGGTGTCAGTAGAATTGATGGAATCAATGTTGAAAATGGAAATGTAGCAGACATTACGAACAGTAATGTCGTCACACTATACTTCTTAGCCCAAACGCAAGATCAGACCTATTATGTTCCAGTTACTCGACGTGTAGCAAAGCAGGGAACTGATAAAGTTACAGCAACAATTGAAAACTTGATCAATGGACCAACTGCTCAAAGCAAGCTGCTCACAGATTTTAGAACAGATGTTAAACTATTGAGTACTCCAGTCGTTAATAAAGACGGAGTGGCTACATTAAACTTTAATAGTGCATTGTTAGATAACAAAGAAGAAAATAGAATTGCTGATGAAGTGCTGAATTCGATTGTACTTTCTCTTACAGAGCTGCCTGAAGTGAAAAAAGTGGCAATTCAGGTAAATGGAAAGTCAAAGATATTCAATGAAAAAGGAAAAGAGCTTACTGCACCTGTTTCCCGCCCAAAAGAAGTAAATACAGGTGAATTTTAA
- a CDS encoding XTP/dITP diphosphatase: protein MQILIATKNKGKVSEFQSMFDEFGIEVVSLLDMENIPDVEETGDTFEENAILKAETICNKLNIPVISDDSGLEIDALEGRPGVYSARYAGSHKNDEDNMDKVLKELQSVPNMNRTARFVCALAFARPGKETFVVKGKCEGEILHERRGTEGFGYDPIFYLPSMNKSMAELTKKEKNKISHRANALMLLRDFINEEDMLWQKP from the coding sequence ATGCAAATTTTGATTGCTACGAAAAACAAGGGTAAAGTATCTGAATTTCAATCGATGTTTGATGAATTTGGTATCGAAGTAGTTTCACTCTTAGACATGGAAAACATTCCGGATGTAGAGGAAACAGGAGATACTTTTGAAGAAAATGCGATTTTAAAAGCAGAAACGATTTGTAATAAATTAAACATACCGGTTATATCAGACGATTCAGGACTCGAGATAGATGCGCTTGAAGGAAGACCAGGCGTTTATTCAGCAAGGTATGCGGGAAGCCATAAAAATGACGAAGACAATATGGACAAAGTTTTAAAAGAATTACAAAGTGTGCCGAATATGAATCGAACTGCTCGTTTTGTATGTGCATTAGCTTTTGCAAGACCCGGAAAAGAAACTTTTGTTGTAAAAGGGAAGTGTGAAGGGGAGATTTTGCATGAAAGACGTGGAACAGAAGGATTTGGATACGACCCAATTTTCTATTTACCATCCATGAATAAGTCAATGGCAGAGTTGACAAAAAAAGAGAAAAATAAAATCAGCCACAGAGCAAACGCATTAATGCTATTAAGAGACTTTATCAATGAGGAGGACATGCTATGGCAAAAGCCTTAA
- a CDS encoding metallophosphoesterase, which produces MAKALIVSDSHGLREEILELRKRHENEVELMIHCGDSELQTYAKELEGFVTVLGNMDYLGQEFPNEAIEMLGDTCIYITHGHLYDVKMSHLSLAYRAEETGASIVCFGHSHIAETYEREGMIFINPGSIRLPRGTFEKTYAILEVERSEVSVMFYSLDGNQIKHLTKRYTI; this is translated from the coding sequence ATGGCAAAAGCCTTAATCGTCAGTGATAGTCATGGATTAAGGGAAGAAATTTTAGAGTTAAGAAAACGTCATGAAAATGAAGTAGAACTCATGATCCACTGCGGTGACTCTGAACTTCAAACATATGCAAAAGAGTTAGAGGGGTTCGTTACCGTTTTAGGGAATATGGATTATTTAGGACAAGAGTTTCCAAACGAAGCAATAGAAATGCTTGGTGATACGTGTATATATATAACTCATGGTCATTTGTACGACGTGAAGATGTCCCATTTGTCGTTAGCCTATCGTGCTGAAGAAACTGGTGCTTCAATTGTTTGTTTTGGACATTCGCACATAGCTGAAACATATGAACGGGAAGGGATGATTTTCATTAATCCAGGCAGTATTCGGTTGCCGAGAGGAACATTTGAAAAGACATATGCTATCTTAGAGGTAGAACGTTCTGAAGTTTCCGTTATGTTTTATTCTTTAGACGGGAATCAGATTAAGCATTTAACAAAGCGATATACTATCTAA